One Microlunatus soli genomic window carries:
- a CDS encoding DNA polymerase domain-containing protein, translating to MPKSRVVEVRDDVELTNLDQPILDGSDITKRRLVDYLDGVADRLLPGLAERALSVIRARPGQRPFMQKNLPDYAPDWIPHIDVWSETSHRTVHYPLCQDRRTLLWLANQRAVEYHPALLDDVGRQSVLVIDLDPPEGADFTAVITVAQAVHEVLDRCGLAAAVKTSGSKGVHIVVPVDRSHAVDDIAAATRALAARTADLDPDHATVAYVKDEREGKVFVDSTRAGGATVVAAYSPRARPGLPVSFPVGWSELPDVRPADFTVETALDRLAGGDPWKQLMPADQTLPAELITEGNQIPIARVAAMHEGKRRKRAQET from the coding sequence ATGCCGAAGAGCCGTGTGGTCGAGGTCCGCGACGATGTCGAGTTGACCAATCTCGACCAGCCGATCCTCGACGGGTCCGACATCACCAAACGCCGCTTGGTCGACTACCTGGACGGCGTGGCCGATCGCTTGCTGCCGGGCTTGGCCGAGCGCGCTCTGTCGGTGATCCGGGCCCGCCCCGGCCAGCGACCGTTCATGCAGAAGAATCTGCCCGATTACGCGCCGGACTGGATTCCGCACATCGACGTCTGGTCCGAGACCTCGCACCGGACCGTGCACTATCCCCTCTGCCAGGACCGCAGAACGCTGCTCTGGTTGGCCAATCAACGGGCGGTGGAGTATCACCCGGCGCTGCTGGACGACGTCGGCAGGCAGTCGGTCCTGGTCATCGACCTCGATCCACCGGAGGGCGCAGACTTCACCGCCGTGATCACCGTCGCCCAGGCGGTGCACGAGGTGCTCGACCGTTGCGGACTGGCCGCGGCGGTCAAGACCAGCGGCTCCAAGGGGGTGCACATCGTCGTCCCGGTCGACCGTTCGCACGCCGTCGACGACATCGCCGCTGCGACCCGCGCGCTGGCGGCCCGGACCGCGGACCTGGATCCCGATCATGCGACGGTCGCCTACGTCAAGGACGAACGGGAGGGCAAGGTGTTCGTCGATTCCACCCGCGCCGGTGGCGCGACCGTGGTGGCCGCGTACAGTCCGCGGGCCCGACCCGGACTACCGGTGTCCTTTCCGGTCGGCTGGTCGGAGTTGCCCGACGTCCGGCCGGCGGACTTCACCGTCGAGACGGCTCTGGATCGACTGGCCGGTGGGGATCCGTGGAAGCAGCTGATGCCGGCCGACCAGACGCTCCCGGCGGAGTTGATCACGGAGGGGAATCAGATCCCGATCGCCCGCGTTGCGGCGATGCACGAGGGCAAACGACGCAAGCGAGCACAGGAGACGTGA
- a CDS encoding DsbA family protein encodes MIIELYGDIVSPWAFLGSRQLELALERVAQSPDDPVEVVWRPLLVDPTAPSPSVDLATASLDEAVDAALQQTTPGLEAGIRRIEAGQLAAELGYQPWAPAWRASSWAALRMITAAVDHGPGVQREVVRAIGTAHFVDGVDINTLPFLRSIAERFDLPDPVGLDGTDAAPAYLQPGFPADDPVERATREAQLFGQALGLTISPTVVLNDQVIGVGPQSPDELAELITTALADPPRPVPDEVRSFRAARTLIEERNPRGALYLLESLRPEYDGVRGFETLVARALAATASLEPARAKLEELISRHPDDAYLQLLMGKTLRRMQDPRADKHLALAAAMNPEYLDF; translated from the coding sequence ATGATCATCGAGTTGTACGGCGACATCGTGTCGCCGTGGGCCTTCCTCGGCAGCCGTCAACTGGAGCTGGCCCTGGAACGGGTCGCACAATCCCCCGACGATCCGGTCGAGGTCGTCTGGCGTCCGTTGCTGGTGGACCCGACGGCCCCGAGCCCGTCGGTCGACCTGGCAACCGCGTCGCTGGACGAGGCCGTCGATGCCGCACTGCAGCAGACGACACCCGGGCTGGAGGCCGGGATCCGCCGGATCGAGGCCGGACAGCTCGCCGCCGAGCTCGGATACCAGCCATGGGCGCCGGCCTGGCGAGCCAGCAGTTGGGCGGCGCTGCGGATGATCACCGCCGCTGTTGATCATGGTCCCGGTGTCCAACGCGAGGTGGTCCGGGCGATCGGCACCGCCCATTTCGTCGACGGTGTCGACATCAACACGCTGCCCTTCCTGCGTTCGATCGCCGAACGGTTCGACCTCCCCGACCCGGTCGGACTGGACGGAACCGATGCCGCTCCGGCCTACCTGCAGCCCGGTTTCCCGGCCGACGATCCGGTCGAGCGAGCGACCCGCGAGGCACAGTTGTTCGGGCAGGCGCTCGGTCTCACGATCTCGCCGACCGTGGTGCTGAACGATCAGGTGATCGGTGTCGGCCCGCAGTCGCCGGACGAACTGGCCGAGCTGATCACCACAGCTCTGGCCGACCCGCCACGGCCGGTGCCCGACGAGGTTCGCAGCTTCCGCGCTGCGCGCACCCTGATCGAGGAACGTAACCCGCGCGGAGCCCTGTATCTGTTGGAATCCCTGCGTCCGGAGTACGACGGTGTCCGAGGCTTCGAGACCCTGGTCGCACGAGCGCTGGCGGCCACCGCAAGCCTGGAACCGGCCCGGGCCAAACTGGAGGAACTGATCAGCCGGCATCCCGACGATGCCTACCTGCAACTCCTGATGGGCAAGACGTTGCGGCGGATGCAGGATCCGCGGGCGGACAAGCACCTGGCCCTGGCCGCCGCGATGAATCCGGAGTACCTGGACTTCTGA
- a CDS encoding MFS transporter, producing the protein MAETSAGLVAAVGRSYFPIALVARLPYAMMVVGVLTLVVAARGSLGLGGLTSAVAGLGTAIFGPLIGAAADRLGQRRVVLVAGVSNSLVLLIMTLVVYGPLPNAVLLALAFLIGATAPQVSPMSRSRLVGIISTKIDPECRARVFSGTMAYESAADEMIFVFGPMIVGVLAAAIGPAAAVIGASGLALIFVSAFALHRSAAVVTVSSGQDADRAPLSEMIRPALITVLVGVFGIGLFFGTTLTSLTSLMADLGQAERAGLVYGVMGIGSASLALAAGTFPLRFTLRARWLVFAMIMVLGAVAFAGVRTVPAAIVVLLVLGVGIGPTLVTQFSLAAERSPRGRSATVMTTVGSGVVVGQATASAITGRLAEQVGTDAAMLAPLAAAVVIAGAGLVNRFLTPTRPV; encoded by the coding sequence TGGTGGCCGCCGTCGGCCGGTCCTATTTCCCGATCGCGCTGGTCGCGCGACTCCCGTACGCGATGATGGTGGTCGGCGTGCTGACCCTGGTGGTCGCGGCCCGTGGGTCGCTCGGACTCGGCGGGCTCACCTCGGCCGTCGCCGGGCTCGGCACAGCGATCTTCGGTCCACTGATCGGGGCGGCGGCCGACCGGCTCGGACAGCGCAGGGTCGTGCTGGTCGCCGGGGTCAGCAACAGTCTGGTGCTGTTGATCATGACACTGGTCGTCTACGGCCCGCTGCCGAACGCCGTGCTGCTCGCTCTGGCCTTCCTGATCGGTGCGACGGCGCCCCAGGTGTCACCGATGTCGCGCAGCCGTCTGGTGGGCATCATCAGCACCAAGATCGACCCGGAATGCCGGGCCAGGGTATTCAGCGGCACGATGGCCTATGAGTCGGCTGCCGACGAGATGATCTTCGTCTTCGGCCCGATGATCGTCGGCGTACTGGCTGCGGCGATCGGTCCGGCCGCCGCGGTGATCGGCGCTTCGGGGCTCGCGTTGATCTTCGTCTCGGCGTTCGCCCTGCATCGGAGTGCAGCCGTCGTGACGGTGTCGTCCGGGCAAGACGCCGATCGGGCGCCGCTCTCGGAGATGATCAGACCGGCGTTGATCACCGTCCTGGTCGGCGTCTTCGGTATCGGTCTGTTCTTCGGCACCACCCTCACCTCCCTGACCTCGCTGATGGCCGATCTCGGACAGGCCGAGCGCGCCGGTCTGGTCTACGGTGTGATGGGGATCGGGTCCGCTTCGCTGGCGCTGGCAGCGGGCACCTTCCCGTTGCGGTTCACTCTGCGGGCGCGCTGGTTGGTGTTCGCGATGATCATGGTGCTGGGAGCCGTCGCCTTTGCCGGGGTGAGGACGGTGCCGGCGGCGATCGTTGTGCTGCTGGTGCTCGGCGTCGGGATCGGTCCGACTCTGGTGACCCAGTTCAGTCTTGCCGCCGAGCGCAGTCCGCGCGGCCGGTCGGCCACCGTCATGACGACGGTCGGCTCGGGCGTCGTCGTCGGCCAGGCGACCGCATCGGCGATCACCGGCCGGCTGGCCGAGCAGGTCGGTACCGATGCCGCCATGCTGGCACCGTTGGCAGCCGCTGTGGTGATCGCCGGCGCGGGCTTGGTCAACCGGTTCCTGACTCCGACCCGGCCGGTCTGA
- a CDS encoding TetR/AcrR family transcriptional regulator — protein MPVKPAVRRIRPVANRDDPRFRRTRAQICAATLRLLDDTDPARLTFAQVASAADVNRSTVHQHYGSRHELVADAVAGELAAIAEPLDRCRLDGAGPVPGEFVDMFAAAADHRPALNRLGAADRGLLAARLTELLSARLAARFGAGARPDGFDTVPATVHADYVAGGLTRMLLGADGESGRTAEQAWDLIAPVRG, from the coding sequence GTGCCCGTCAAGCCAGCCGTACGCCGGATCCGGCCCGTCGCCAATCGCGACGATCCGCGATTCCGTCGTACTCGCGCGCAGATCTGCGCGGCGACCCTCCGGCTGCTCGACGACACCGATCCCGCGCGGTTGACCTTCGCCCAGGTCGCCTCCGCGGCGGACGTCAACCGCAGCACGGTGCATCAGCATTACGGCAGCCGGCACGAGTTGGTCGCCGACGCGGTGGCCGGTGAACTGGCCGCGATCGCCGAGCCGTTGGACCGTTGCCGGCTCGACGGCGCCGGCCCGGTGCCCGGCGAATTCGTCGACATGTTCGCGGCCGCCGCAGACCATCGCCCCGCACTCAATCGGCTCGGGGCCGCAGACCGCGGCCTGCTTGCCGCACGCCTGACCGAACTGCTGTCGGCACGGCTCGCGGCCCGCTTCGGTGCAGGCGCCCGCCCGGACGGCTTCGACACCGTCCCGGCGACCGTGCACGCCGACTATGTCGCGGGCGGTCTGACCAGGATGCTGCTCGGCGCCGACGGCGAGTCGGGGCGGACCGCCGAGCAGGCGTGGGATCTGATCGCGCCGGTCCGCGGCTGA